AATTGAAATCGActgcaaaaaccaaaaataacaaagaaataccTTGCTGATCATAATTTTAACACCTGTCTTAGCCGGCTGTAACTTACCGGATAAGCTCTTCTCTCGTAAACGCTGCCGGGAAACCCGCAATGAACGCCATGCTGGAGGTGGCCAGGCCAGTTCTGTGTAAAAGCACATCCTTgatcgtcacgtgactggataGAAACTCGTCTTCTAGCTGGAAGTCCTTGCCGAGGATGTTCTTCAGCGGAGTCTCCCATGTGTACTTCCTGGACACGACACAATGTAAGCTTGGACTAAATCTTTGCTTTTCCATATTACATCATCACTGAGATGAATGTGGATCAACAATTTCATCTTCTATCTAGGTAGCTACAATGGGGAGGAATCTTTTGGTATTGTGCATCTCAGACACATCTGCAAAGGTGACAGGCATTGCGAGCCTTCACGAATCCAATAATCGAAAGTGAAACAAGCGAGCTTGCATTGTATTCCTCCAGGTAGTATGAGCCTACACGCCaatatttattctatttattaTAGTTTCCTTCTTATGAGCCATTGTAAGAATAGCGCTAtaataggaggaggaggaagaggaggaagaaaaagaagagaaggaggagtgGGAAAGGGTATTGGTGGAGTCTGACAATATGCGAGAACTGCCATCAAGCAGAAGAAGGAGACTTTATGACAGCTACATCTCTCTAgcacacacagatgcacgtGTATGTGCAAGAGTTGCCATTCACACAATTACACGTCTCTTCTATGCACAAGGCCCCGCTTTCTACCCAAAAACACTTATTTTGGCCCGCTGTTTATGCCTTATTTATGGCGCTGCTTTACTCGCTCTAAGGTCAATGGCAACGATCAcgtgtacaggtagtcctcgacttacgacggggatccgttcttaacgcggcgtcgtaaaccgaatttcgacgtaagtcggatcatactttcatacagtactgtaccataataacagtacagtactgcaaacacttagcctatccaaacacctatcctaacacagtgccctacataattatcaataaacacaagtacattaaaatattgtgcagtacactacgctttgttatcactgtcactgtcataggagcagatcctgtcacgtgttcaaggatgcgatctttatccttgataatcggagcgacagtcgagcgactaagtcctaaagacctgccaatttctgttgctgtttcccccttctcagattgccttatgatatccaccttcacctccatggtgatggccttccttttctatgatgcactgacctcgtaagtcggaatgagcgtcgtaaccacgaaacgacgtaactcgagaccgtcgtaacccgaggactacctgtactctCTCTGGACGGAAGGAGTGGGGGTCAAAGTGTCAAGTGGAGGAAGAAAATGCTCTCGTAAGACGATAAATTCATATTTAAATCCCGTAACCAGGTCATGAACTGCGTATATTGTGTTTCGGGTACTCAGTGAAGGTGAATAGTTCGTGTGAAGAGTACAGATAACAATCTAGTACAAGgacaaggaataaaaaagagttttttttttcgctgcaCGATTAGTAACTACAATAACAAGTGGCTGGAAGAAACCGTATAGCAGTTAGAGTTCATCTAAAAATAGTTACTTGTTGCTATGAGATAATATAATATCGGGTTGTCACTATTGTACACCTAAGCAGATCATATTTCATCTATGGTTGAGGAGCTGGACTTTAGAGGGTACAGACAATTTTAAGTGTCTATTACTTCGGTATACAATCAAAACATAATGATTGCCTGCACTAAATATAACAAAGTTTCCTGATAGAGCATGTTTTGATAGAGAGAAAATGCTGGAAGCTCTCATGACTAATCAATTAAACTAACTCAATGACCTAATGGCACAAATGACAAACACACTGATGCTcactgcaagaaaagaaaaatcattttcaatctCAGGCCTgagaaaacacatttaaaacagaaGTGATGCGGTCTAAAGACTGTTTAAATTTTCAGTCCGTGTCTGGGCCTAGCCGCAGTGCATCCGTGCATGCGTACCTGTTTTCAAGTCGTTAAATAGCAGTTTGAATAGCAGCTCGGGAATAGCACCTAAACATTGCAAGAAACTAAAGACGTTTACATAGTGGACTGTCATTAACAGAGATAATTTCTGGCTTAATGTATTGCCgagattttttaaacaatgaaataaacagTAACGATCGCTAAGCGGAATGATTTgtgctgaaagaaaataaatattgttcttatgAAAAGTCACCTAAATTCAGTGCTTggtaagtcataaagatgaaaACTCTCTTGTTCATATGTTTGTCATAGATAGGTATCTCAGAGCGCAGACAAGACATCATAGCTCACTCATTATTTCTTGAGAATCCACCAAAGTGTTTCAGGCAACTTTgaatttcacacacaaaactctGTGTTGGCTTCATACTCACCCCCGGCTGTCGTCAATCAACATGGTCAAGATGGCGGAAGCGAAGGCTTTGGTCACCGAGCCGATGCCAAACAACGTGGAGGAGTTGACAGGTCGTCCAGAAGCTTTGTCGGCAACGCCAAACCCCCGAGCCCAGGTCTCGTTGCCCTTGACGACGGCCAACGAGAGGCCGACGACTTCGCGACATTGGATGAGGTTCTGAACGAACTGTTCAATTTTTGAAGTCAGTTCTGGGGTGAACACCTTGCCGCTGGTTGGGGTGCACAAAGTCAGGGTACAGAGAAACATTAGTGTAGCGAACGTAGTCATTGTCTTTTGTCGTTGGCAGCTTGAGGCTTTCACGAACTTTGTCTTTTAGTTTTGGATCCCTTCCAAAATGAGTCTTGAGAAGACCACCGTCGGTGGCTCAGTCACTGCTTAGGATGAGATGAGAGACATCACTGTGCATCTTCCTAATAtggtgtatttatttatttctttacacgAAGAACGAAGATAAAAGTGCATCTACTTCGGTCAGCATTAACTTCAGTTTGTAAGCAAGGTTACATGCAGATAATAAATCTTTCTTAAAAAGGAACTGCTACGTCCAAAGGGTACTTTGCTTGTCGTTGAAGACTTATTGACATACCTCcacaatgaaaatatttaaaaagtcgGCTTTACGATTTTCACCCTGCCAGGGTCACTGAAGCAAGTTGAAGAAGAGCACAGAGAAGTGTTTAAGACATCCTCAACGTACTTTTATATGGGGTTGGTAGGCCAACGTTCGCTGTAGTGTCTGTCAATAACAAAGAATGCCTCAGCCATGTAGCAGGGGAGGTAACAAAACAATGTACTAGAGGTGAGCTGTGTCGGGTGGGGGTGGTtgggaggaaggaagagaaCAAACACTTGAAAACCAGAGCGAAGTCACAAGTCCTTCGTTTGTGATGTACTCAAGCGTAGTCACATACATTTAGCTACTTATATGTATTTCAATGTGTATAGGTTTTGAAAAGATGCagtattttcaagaaaatttaGTATAAAATAAACTCACAGAAAATACATGAATTTAGCAACTAATGACTTTGTGGAGATAATGTGCAAAGTAAAACTGGCTTGGCTGGTATTTCACGTCGGCGACAGGACTGACCGGACCAGGTGGCCCTGGTCAACAGTCCGTTTAGAACCTTTTATAACCCGATGTGATGGTCATAAACAAACTTGACTAAACTTGGACAGACGTTCATCCAATATGTGTATGGATAAAAAGTTCGTGACTAGAATTTCTGTAGACCCACTGACCTCCGCGGGGTTTGCTGAGAATTAAAACAGGCAATTCGAAACGGCTGTTATCTTCAGTTGGACCCATCTCTCCATCATTTTcttccattgtgtgtgtgtgtgtgtgcacgcgtgcatGCCCAGGAGCGAACAAAAGGGAAGTCTCTTCCTCTGAGTTATATATCGAATTCTTTGAACAGCAGAGAAATTCCGATTATGTTTGTCTATGTAGACCTGAGACAGTCGGATTTCACCTATAAACCTTAGGAGGTCAAACTCTTCTCAGCCAGAAAAAACGCACAAGATTTACagacgtgtatgtgtgtcacTATTACCTTGGCCTGGTGATGTTTATCGGTTACTGAGGCTGCCTTTGTCTCCTGCTAGTCGCATCTCCAATACATTGACTTTTTTACTGACTTCGGACAGTCACTAGTCTGTGGCCAGGAGCCGCTGGCCACTTCGGTGATGACATGATAAGCGAACCAATAGTCTCTTTGTCTGGAACTCGCTGGCAGGATGTCGCCCTCGGCAGCTGTAGACACTTGGGCTCGGTCCACAACAGGGTCAACTAACAGGACGAATCAATTATCTATAATGATATTCATATGCAGCTCAAATAAATAGACAGGCAAACAAAAAGTGAGAAATACAGCAAGGGGAAAGTGAATCTTCAATCATTCCTTGACAATCGACTGCTGTATCGTGCGATACAAATGTGACTCACAGCCTTATCATCCTGATAAGCTGAAGAGGTTTGTTGTGTCAGAAGGAATTCACATCTAGTGATATAACACTTCTTAAGTTGAATGTCCTAATATGTCAAGTGATGTGGGATGCTAGTTACGCAGTGGATCTTCAAAAGCTTCTAAATCTCTTGTCGACCGGTCGATGAACTGCAAAGAGGAAGATCTGTTATAAATCCAGATCTCAGTAGAGATATAAAGATAGACATTTCTCGTTCAAGGAAGATAGTGTGACAGTCCGGACCAGACACAATGTCGACTGTCCTGACACTACTGTGTCTCTGTAGCCTCACCTTGTGGACCACCGCGGATGGCAAGGTGTTCACCCCAGAACTAACTTCCAAAATTGAGGCGTTCGTGGACAACCTTATCCAGTGTCGTGGGTGGTGGGTCTGTCCCTGGCCGTCGTCAAAGGCAACGAGACCTGGACTCGAGGGTTCGGACTGGCGGACAAAGGTTCCGGACGACCGGTCACGTCCTCTACGTTGTTCGGAATAGCCTCCCTGTCCAAGGCCTTCACAGCCACTCTGTTAGGCATACTGATAGACGAGAGCAAAGGGTAAGTACCTGAACCCAGCTTTCTGTAACCaacctgtacatttttttctttcgttcttttgaCGATTTGAAACCAAGCCGAATTTTGAAAGAGAACTGTAGAGCTAAAAGACAGAAATGGAAATGAAGATGTACCATTGCTTTCACTTTTAAAGTTCTGACCTTCTTTGCTCTACCAAGTCATCCGATCTCCCGTTAAAATAATACTGTAATCAAAGCACAAGCTCTTGCGTGACCTGACATTTCATGAATCAAGTTAAGAAAGCGTTAACATACGACCTATAACCTTTTGTGGGCACACGAAATTAATTCCCTGCCTTCATTCTCTTTGTTGTCGCACACGTAAGAGTCCACaataatgcaaaagaaaataccAATAACAAAGGTGCACAGTACTCTAGAAAACACCACGTGATGGCGGGGAGGAGACAGTGGCATCATGGGAGTGTGGGAAAGGCCTACAAGActtaaacattaaattaaaCTCCGAGCTGCTGGGATGTTAAAAGTTCAactttcattaaatttaaattaatgtttttgtggaGAAAAGCTCTGGTGGACTGACCTAAGTTCTCGTGCTTTAGCTTCTAGCAAATGCACGAGCTGTGAGCGTGACCTCATTCTAAAACCTCAAATGAGACCTGTGATACTCAAAAGCTTGAGCCTGATTAAACtagtttcattttataaattttcatctttaaaaataactcgGGTTAGCCTTTTATAtgtgaattttataaaatattataatttatttgtaaaattcattattttatgttacttGCTTGGTGATCTGTAATTTTCCAGTAGTTAAACTTCATTGTTTCATAGTCTTTGTCAAATTTATATTATTGTGATATCCAAAATGACAGCGAAAATTCAGCCCCCTACGTTGGGTGAAAGTTAACAAGTTGACTGCAATTGTATCATAGAGGCTTGATAAAAATCCGAAAAAAACCCCCATTTAAAGTGCAAAGTgtaattttatatgtataatacacacacactaacgcgcgcacacatacagtCATGTaacatatagatatatctataacacacacacgcgggaAAGCAGTAGAGTAAAGATGTTAAAGAGAGTGATCGTGAATGTAAGGAAATCTggattttttttggaaaaaaaaataccttctgAAATCATTTCACTAGAAAAGTAATAGACAAGTTATTAGGCAATTTCCTTGTCTAACGCATCATcagcaattaaatatttattttttcactgtGTACATAAAACACCTTCTCTACTCTTGTTTATGTGACTCTCAGCAAGTACACGTGGCAGACTCCATTGAAGGACATCCTGGGCAGAGACTTTCAGCTGGTAGACTGGTTTCTCAGCAATCAAGGGACAATCAAAGACATTCTGTTACACCGGACAGGTCTGTTTAACACCAACGTCCCTCAGTACGCTGGCTTCCCGGACACACTGACCAGAAAAGAGTTTACGAGGTATGGCAGATGAATCCGATGCCTCACTTGTTTTTGAAGACTCTCGGTCCTAAATACGGCAATCATGTTctcaagttttctgttttctgtaaatgGTCATACAAAATAGAGTCAGAAGGCTAaactcatttgaaaacaaactaaTCTCAAAACTTTCTAGCCgttatgaaaaaaagttaaagaataaATTGACATGAGATACAAATTAATCGGCTGCAAACTATTCATAAAGAAATTCGTTTTTACCTTTGTTCGTGCAGGTAGAATAGTTCCACGACCATCAAAAATACTCAGAAGCACCCTTGCATTCTAGAAGGTTTAAATCctctaaaaattaaataaaccatTCCGCCAGTACACTAGCAACAATGAATACAGAATCAACAGGCGTTGTTCACAGTTGCATGTTCTGTTGTTGTAGCCAGCTTCGTTACCTGCCTATGGCGACATCACCCCGCGATGCGTGGAGCTACAACAACTGGATGTACGCTCTGGCCGGGAGGGTCGCGGAGGTGATGGGCAAAGCCTCATGGGAGGAGCTTCTCCAAACCCGAATCTATCAGCcattgcagatgactgacagcCGCGTGCTGGGGCATGATGTCCAGGTGACTGACAACAAAATGGCTTTGCCCTACGTTCAGCTCGGCAATGATCTGGTGCTGTCTGATTCATCAATGTACAGGTGAAAGAGAGAGCACAGCACCGACTATAAATAAAGCGAGAGTAAAAGGCACAGAAGAATGCATGTTGTGTTGACCCTGCAAACCACTTACATCCGATAACCTTTGTTCATTGTACAGCAGAGAAGTTGCCTGCCAATCAATATAGAAATAATTCATCGGAATAACTCCTTTCAACTTTTATTACAAATACATATAAAGCATTTGACAGCATGGAATAATTTTCATCAACCAGTTCCTTTCCCCTCGCAGAATCTGGCCAGAAGAGCCCGCTGGCGCGGTGGCCTCCACGGCAGACGACATGGCCAGATGGATGTCTTTTAATCTGCAGGGAGGGGTGACGTCACAGGGAGTGCCTCTACTTGACAAGAAAATTATACAAGACATCCTCAGCCCTCAGATAATCGTGTCGCCGGCCTTTTTGAAGCCAAAGATTAAGAGACCGCAGTTCCCAGCCACTTTCAACAGCTTTGGCTACGGCTTCGGATGGTTTTCCGCGTCCTACCGAGGTAAGGAGGTTGTCGGGGGAGGTAATAGTTTTTTTGTGACCTACTGAGGTAAGgagaaggggaggtaattaGGTTTAGCGCCGAGCCAATAGTTAATATCACGGCCATGTACTCGTCCCCATACactacatgcagaaaaagaaaagagtttccaagacgagatatgaaccctgGACATCCTATCATCACTATGgcaatgaaagtaaaaatgtttttaaaaaagtgtggcTATGGACGAGTTATATTAGACGTATAAAAACCTGAACACCAAGATGGTTAGCAAGATAGGAAATACTATGTTTTGTCGAGAGTTTTTGGCAgctatattatttattttattatcagttGTTAAAGTAGTGAAGTGTGGAGAAGAGGGACATTTAATATGCTGGATGAAGTTGATCTGCCTGATTataaataatgtgaaaacaCATCTACGTCAGATCCAGTTTCAAAATAGTTTCACATAAACAAGGGATGACTGACTGATAACTATTTTATAATCACCATAGTTCTCGAATAATGAAGTTTGAAACTTGTGAAAATTTTACGTCTGAATTTACTACCTTGCTTCAATCTTTGTCGTTTGTACTGTCAACAGGTTACCAGGTGACATGGCACTCTGGTGGAATCTACAGCTACATCTCCTATGTCACCTTAATTAGAGACCTTAACATCGGTATCTACATCAGCACCAACGGCCCTGGCAACAGCAGTTCGTCTGTAACATACAACGAAGTCTTCTACTACATCGCTGACCTTCTCCTGGGAGAAGAACCTTGGCTGACTACGGCCAACGCCTGTCAGTTCCCTCGGCCCTGGAATAACGCCACCAGTCAGGCCTCCAACAACTCCGTTATCGTCCCTGGCACAATCGAAAACCCACAGTTCTACGAAGGAGACTACAACAACAAGCTGTTTGGCGACATCAAAATATCCCGAAACGGAAGTGGGGAGCTGGTGGTTGACTATGGCCGCCTGACCGGCATGCTGCGCAAAACCAGCGGAAGTGGCGTGCTCATGATGGAGGTTTTCGGTCCTATGAGGTTCTTGACCCGGCGTGGCGATGACACCATCTACATCAACATGACCTTCACCGACCCAGACCGGAGAGGCAGGTACCAGGAGCTCCATGTCAGCGCCCCTGATCTCGGGGATACAGACATTTTGCTTTACGAGCGAAATAGCAAATACTGGGAGGAATAAAATGACAGCAGGTTACCAGGCGATGTTCTCACAGGCTTCTGACACTTCCTTTAGCTTCAGTGGACATTTAATCAGAGAGTATTAAtgagattaaaaatattattttctagATATAGTAAATATTATTGTCATAAATTATGAGGGCACCGCAGATATTTAAATCAGTCTTACAGAAACATTTAAGCGAAGTATTagtttataaactttataacAATAAGAATTTGACATGTTAATACAAATGTTTGATAGTTATTTACATGTATAGTAGTACCAACATtaattacatataaataaaacttatttcttgCAAAGTAGCAGGTGCTTTTGACAACTGAT
This is a stretch of genomic DNA from Pomacea canaliculata isolate SZHN2017 linkage group LG3, ASM307304v1, whole genome shotgun sequence. It encodes these proteins:
- the LOC112559669 gene encoding uncharacterized protein LOC112559669; the protein is MSSVRGQPYPVSWVVGLSLAVVKGNETWTRGFGLADKGSGRPVTSSTLFGIASLSKAFTATLLGILIDESKGKYTWQTPLKDILGRDFQLVDWFLSNQGTIKDILLHRTGLFNTNVPQYAGFPDTLTRKEFTSQLRYLPMATSPRDAWSYNNWMYALAGRVAEVMGKASWEELLQTRIYQPLQMTDSRVLGHDVQVTDNKMALPYVQLGNDLVLSDSSMYRIWPEEPAGAVASTADDMARWMSFNLQGGVTSQGVPLLDKKIIQDILSPQIIVSPAFLKPKIKRPQFPATFNSFGYGFGWFSASYRGYQVTWHSGGIYSYISYVTLIRDLNIGIYISTNGPGNSSSSVTYNEVFYYIADLLLGEEPWLTTANACQFPRPWNNATSQASNNSVIVPGTIENPQFYEGDYNNKLFGDIKISRNGSGELVVDYGRLTGMLRKTSGSGVLMMEVFGPMRFLTRRGDDTIYINMTFTDPDRRGRYQELHVSAPDLGDTDILLYERNSKYWEE